CCTCTGCTCGGTTGGAATGAAAGCACACTTAACgaaccttcgtcgtccattctCACTGAGTTGAATAGTTCGTTTTCATTACGGAATTGTTCAACCTTAAATCTAGCTAATATGCAAGACAGTCCCGCGGAACCACGACAGGATTTTGTCTTCAATCATACTGGTGATGATAACGTCGATGGATTGTTTTCCAATATCAGTCTGTTCATCAACACATCTAAAAATTGTCTAGAAGAAAAAGTCACTTGTGAACTAACTGCAACTACTGGATACAGAATTTACGCCGCACTTGGCTCGTTCTTCATCCCTATGCTTGTCCTGGTATTTTTCTACTTTAGAATATATCTAACGGCCGTAAGAACTGCAGCTTCAATTCGCAAAGGCGTGCTGACGACAAAGATTAGCAATGATATTTCACAGCCGAATGGATACGGAGAAGATGAAATTCATCTACGGGTTCATCGTGGGGGCAGCACCTCATCCTCACGTAAATCAGCGAAACATTGTGACTTAGGAGCTAGCTGCAGGACAATTAATAGCGATGCAACGGCGCGATCTCCAAGATATGTCGCTCATCGAACTGACATCGAGTCAAGTGAACGATCAGATTTTAATTGTAACAAAGATGACAATTTAGTGGAAACAAATTGGGAAAATGAGACGAGATTAAATGGCGTTTCCCGCATAAATACTGTTTTCTTGACAGTTGCGAGACAAATTTGCAAATCGAAGAGAAAGCCAGGCAAATTGACAAGTGATCGTACCCAACAGGAACTGTTAAACAAACACAACGACAATGGACTCCCAGCTGTGAGCGGACTTACACCAAATAATTTTCCTCCAGCGTCGAAATCGTCCTCGCCAAAATCTCCTAGACGTAAACTGTTAATTAGAGAAACAAAAGCTATTTCGGTGAAATGCCATGCAAGGAAGTTTAAACGAGAGGCAAAAGCTGCAAAGACATTAGCAATAATTGTAGGAGCTTTCATAATCTGCTGGTGtcctttttttacaatataccTCATGGGAGCGTTTTGTCACGAATGCGTAAGTGAAATGGTTTTTGCCGTATTCTTCTGGCTCGGATATTGTAATTCGGCTTTAAACCCGTGTATTTATGCGCTCTTCGCCAGGGATTTCCGTTGTGCATTCAAACGGTTACTTCTTTGTCGCCGACGAAAGGGATTTACGCGTGCAGCAAGGGCAGACTTTATTATCGGTATTACGAGCAATCGATATGGTGGCCCACATCATGAAAAGGACAGCGGCGAGTTAGCATATTAATGATAAGTTGTCACACAAGATCGTTACACTTTCCTTGAATTCTTTGCTTTGCTTCTATTGGGTTACTGTTGGTtcacatttgaaaaacatgaaTCAACATTGTGTCAATTATTCCCCTTATTCGGTATGATTATTTAGATAAACATAGTTACACATATTCCATTTAACATATATCAAACATCAGGTTGCAGCATCgtatgttatattgttatataataataataattataataatagtaataattattataataactttatttaaagaaagtaacacattaaggcataggcataatattataaataaacataacacacgTCTTATTTACATTGTGGCCTTCATAAagaacacacacgcacacaaacacacacacacacacacacacacacactcacgcacactcacacacacacacgcacacaaacacacacacatacacacactcacACATACTAAAAAGAAGTGATgcaaataataatcaaaacacATATGAGAAAACAGATTTCAGTAcggcaaaaatacatattgtttaacaGCATCATTAGATTCTTTTCATCATGGCCTATAACTGGAATAAATGATcgttttgaaatgtaaaaatgattagAATGGAAACGTAAGCATaaatttatgtcatttaaaaattgtatatataaaaatgtaatacgaaaacaaaaacatgaatataatacattaatttaacACATCAATACTTAACAGTACACAAATTTGTTCctaaatgttaacaagaaatctCATTAGAATTGTTAaactgagtaagtaggacagtcacacatttatttaacaccTAACTCgacatatatataatgtataaactaTATGCTTGGAAAAAGgcatacaatttttacaacagtttttgcaattgattatgtaaaaagaacttcttgcAGTAGGCTTTAAATGGTTCTTTTCCGTGTTAGATTTACGTATTCCTTCTggtaaaaagttcaaaaaatacatgacaatttattatttgttaaccTTTTAATGCAAATTACGTTGATGTTATACCCTCCCGTGCCATTAAGTATGATTTGCTAGAAGTAAGTTAAACTTTTGgtattcaaaattttacttgCAGTAAAGCGATTATTTTCATGtccaatatttttaattcacgccaattttccaaaaatgaaatcaaaacacTATTTGTTCAAACACATCGTAAaagaataaagatatttttataataaaagttacacaattttaatcaaataagcAGTCGAACATATGCCAATGTCTATAAAGAACTGCCGCTTTGTACGAAAAGCTGCCATTAAAAACTAGTTTATACGTGTTAGTCATCACtgcaacatatttgttttataactgataaatatttccaattaaatGGTATTACAAAATGAGCAAAACGAAACCTATTTAAAATGCTATCAAGTGTGGCTACATAAAGCAGTACATACTTTCTGCGTGCATAAGCCCAAGAGTTTTGCCTTAAGTACTGTGCCGTGTCTCAATGATGTGCTGTGCATCAATGATTGACCGTATCTGTAGACGTAATGCAAATTTGCCTGTGAGTGTTATTTTACCCCCTTGATAGTTGCGTTTCGGCTTCGTTGGTTAATCTCGCTATATAAGCGTACATGCAATGCTATATTAGACATGAAACATTGTGTATAGCCATCCAGTAGTTATCGTGAAacctatttttatttattattcatgtgTAAATGTGTGtgtaatttaatttacaaacacTTATCCTCGTGTatgacataataaaacaattaaataaaatccacTTTGGAATTGTTCATCATAACAAATAGTCTTCTGCCTAAGAAAGATTGTGGCATGATGGTTCTGGATTGTCCTTTGCCCCATTTTACCAATATTCTAATTCAGTTTAAGGCAGTTATCCACACACTGTTGTGACTTTATGTGTCTCCAGCTATGTGTCTCCTAGCCCTGAAAATTGTGCCTTTAATCAGCGTTCTCTATAAATGAGTGGCTACTGGTCTTTTCagtgtagtttccattgtgttacatCATATTTAACAAGATAAGTGTTAAAATTTCTTATAGCTGGTTGCTCTGCCTTTTCTCTTAGTGCATATATgtgcatatatgtatatatatcattaaaaaatactCGGTATATCGAAGGAATGCATATATCTgaacattatcaaataaatagatataaatCCACAATAAACAAGTATAGCTGTTTTTGTCATGCACAAACTAAATTACGAGAGTTTGATCAGTGGTTATTTAGATGTGTTCTTTGTTAGTTCTTTAGATGTGTTCTTTGTTAGTTCTTTGACATCGGTACCCTTTAATTCAGGTATGAACAATAAAAACTTACACACAAAAAGGCCACCGGAGAGCCTCAAGACAacttttgaagttatttttgtaAGCCGGTCGAGGAAGGCGAAACAGAAATGTTTACCAATTAAGGCCTTATATGAGAAAACATATATACGGCATTTAGACTGGCGTTTATGTTTTTACCCTAGTGACATGAGATACGAGCTTAGTGATGTTGCTATCGTCCATGGAGGTTCCATCGCATTTTGGGTGGGTATTAACACTTGAACTCTTTCACTTATATTTACATACTGCCATGTTGAACgaaattgatttaattatttaaagtttaaagcaTAAGTCAGCAAATTGTATCTCATAAATACCGAACGTTGCAAGACGCACTTCACATTTAGCAGAGGAAATGCACTGACTTAATAGTATGAGTGTTCTAATTCCATTAAAATCCGTCAGTTGATGGAAGAGGGGGCAATGACGTACACTCCCATGTTACCAAGAAATTATCAAACTGTTTGCTTCACCAGAGTATCCTTGCGATATGTGAATGTCTGTCACTATTGAGATGATGTCTGTGCTTGtgatttaatgtatttttgtgatatattgacatgttatctgcattgattattgaaaatcagttttttttaaacctttgaagaataaattaattgaaatattgattataacTGTATGACCTGTAAATAAATTATCTCCCATTGGCCTAGACAGTTATCGCCGaaacaaagtaaatatcatatttactcGGATTTTTTTCATAACTCTGATCAAAATATATTCCACCTCCTGCACaccaaatattaaaattgtgtcTACGCCACTGGTGAATTAAATTTTTTGGTGTTGGGACTAGAGCAGCCAGCCgcaaaacaaaaattgcaaaacgttttgcatattatttttattaatttctaaTAACCATATTATCTTCTGTACA
The Mya arenaria isolate MELC-2E11 chromosome 12, ASM2691426v1 DNA segment above includes these coding regions:
- the LOC128211690 gene encoding octopamine receptor 1-like, with amino-acid sequence MEGYDVPCQNVTVYASDENSNKLVKTVLLSLIDLAVVLGNSLVITAVFTTRKLRTVTNIFIVSLACADLLLGFAVLPFSISVEVDEWLWGQVWCSMWLAIDVWLCTASILSLCAISFDRFIAVTHPIRYPTIMSPSRGRWLVASVWILSFMICLPPLLGWNESTLNEPSSSILTELNKKVTCELTATTGYRIYAALGSFFIPMLVLVFFYFRIYLTAVRTAASIRKGVLTTKISNDISQPNGYGEDEIHLRVHRGGSTSSSRKSAKHCDLGASCRTINSDATARSPRYVAHRTDIESSERSDFNCNKDDNLVETNWENETRLNGVSRINTVFLTVARQICKSKRKPGKLTSDRTQQELLNKHNDNGLPAVSGLTPNNFPPASKSSSPKSPRRKLLIRETKAISVKCHARKFKREAKAAKTLAIIVGAFIICWCPFFTIYLMGAFCHECVSEMVFAVFFWLGYCNSALNPCIYALFARDFRCAFKRLLLCRRRKGFTRAARADFIIGITSNRYGGPHHEKDSGELAY